The following proteins are encoded in a genomic region of Tenacibaculum sp. 190524A05c:
- a CDS encoding sigma-70 family RNA polymerase sigma factor, which translates to MSETSKKQLLNPNTWVDSYSDYLFNYAIVRVNSSDIAKDLVQETFFAGLRSAKNFEGKSTERTWLISILKRKIIDYYRKINSKKGQAEVRMSFYEDGENEGNWIEERVPQSWSSETEKGIENEELKVQIEDCIDKLPEKYAMVFRMKTIQEFETEEICKELDITPSNLWVIIHRARTQLRSCMEKNWFNK; encoded by the coding sequence GTGAGTGAAACTAGTAAAAAACAACTATTAAACCCTAATACATGGGTTGATAGCTATTCTGACTATCTGTTTAATTACGCAATAGTCAGGGTAAATAGTTCTGATATAGCGAAGGATTTGGTTCAAGAAACATTTTTTGCAGGGTTAAGATCTGCGAAGAATTTCGAAGGAAAATCTACAGAAAGAACTTGGCTAATATCAATATTGAAACGAAAAATTATCGATTACTATCGAAAGATTAACTCTAAAAAAGGACAAGCAGAGGTTCGTATGAGTTTTTATGAAGATGGAGAAAATGAAGGTAATTGGATCGAAGAACGTGTTCCTCAGTCTTGGAGTAGTGAGACTGAAAAAGGAATAGAGAACGAAGAATTGAAAGTACAAATCGAAGATTGTATAGATAAACTTCCCGAAAAATACGCTATGGTTTTTCGCATGAAAACAATACAGGAATTTGAAACTGAAGAAATTTGTAAGGAGTTAGATATAACTCCGTCAAACCTTTGGGTGATAATCCACAGAGCAAGAACGCAGCTAAGAAGTTGCATGGAAAAAAATTGGTTCAATAAATAA